A single genomic interval of Hoplias malabaricus isolate fHopMal1 chromosome 7, fHopMal1.hap1, whole genome shotgun sequence harbors:
- the fam167ab gene encoding protein FAM167A: MDTDTIPQIKVEDISLLNYDNLEVATDDHLRTLKALAEKLRLETRRPSYLEWKAQVEGQSAKGLSEQTESSEPGHSTRQEHTDQVKLNSQNSDLIQENNLNSVNLKGFGNIDEALIWLRKELKEMRLQDQQLARQLMRLRGDINKLKIEQTCHLHRRMLNDATFGLEEHDELSDLLCDGPVTPGFGLSAPLRLIGVTKMNINTRRFSLC, encoded by the exons ATGGATACAGACACTATACCACAGATTAAAGTGGAGGACATCAGTCTCTTGAACTATGACAACCTGGAGGTTGCTACAGATGACCACTTGAGAACCCTAAAAGCCTTGGCTGAGAAGCTGAGGCTAGAAACAAGGAGACCCTCGTATCTAGAGTGGAAGGCCCAAGTGGAGGGTCAGAGTGCCAAAGGACTGTCTGAACAAACAGAGTCCTCTGAACCAGGTCATTCCACTAGACAGGAGCACACAGACCAGGTGAAACTAAACAGCCAAAACTCTGACCTGATACAGGAGAACAACCTTAACTCTGTGAATCTGAAAGGCTTTGGAAATATTGATGAGGCTCTCATCTGGCTCAGGAAAGAACTG AAGGAGATGCGTCTGCAGGATCAGCAGCTTGCCCGGCAGCTCATGCGTCTGCGAGGCGACATTAACAAGCTGAAAATCGAGCAGACGTGCCACCTGCACAGGCGAATGCTCAATGATGCCACCTTTGGTCTGGAGGAGCATGATGAGCTCTCTGATCTTCTGTGTGATGGTCCAGTCACACCAGGTTTTGGTCTCTCCGCACCACTCCGCCTGATTGGGGTCACAAAGATGAACATTAACACAAGACGCTTCTCCCTCTGCTAG
- the enpp5 gene encoding ectonucleotide pyrophosphatase/phosphodiesterase family member 5 codes for MRKTCSLSCLLALLLPLLSQQEEHGKLLLVSFDGFRWDYVNRVPTPNFHALMDEGVQVEAVENTFITKTFPNHYTLVTGLHAESHGIVANEMYDPVLNRSFSMEGPEVYDSRWWEEAVPLWVTSQRAGRRSGAAMWPGSDVAISGSYPTHYVPYNASVPFEMRVEKLISWFSGTEAIDFGVLYWEEPDESGHNLGPESSLMDAVIEDIDGKLGFLRERLKKAGLYDKINLIVTSDHGMTQLSRYKVIELDAYVSRDLYTWIDKSPVVGILPKEGKLDEVYNLLKNATDNMIVYKREDIPDYFHYKHNVRIMPIILQATEGYTIVQNRTGLSMLGNHGYDNHLRSMHPVFVARGPSFRVGYTKAAMRSVDIYPLMCSILGVHPLPNNGSLASVRDLLEEMPTPKPTLPSVPSEPSYTWAMGSLLGAALVVGFLITFVKQRQLPPLPLTIKEISQPLLQEDLHL; via the exons ATGAGGAAGACCTGCTCACTGAGCTGCCTTTTAGCCCTGCTGCTTCCACTCCTTTCTCAGCAGGAGGAGCATGGCAAGCTGCTGCTGGTGTCCTTTGATGGCTTCCGCTGGGACTACGTAAACAGAGTGCCCACACCCAACTTCCATGCCCTTATGGATGAGGGGGTACAGGTAGAGGCAGTGGAGAACACCTTTATCACCAAGACCTTCCCGAATCATTACACTTTAGTAACAGGTCTCCACGCTGAGAGTCACGGGATTGTAGCCAATGAAATGTATGACCCAGTTCTGAATCGCTCCTTCTCCATGGAGGGGCCAGAAGTGTATGACTCTCGGTGGTGGGAGGAGGCTGTTCCGCTCTGGGTGACCAGTCAGAGGGCAGGACGGAGGAGCGGAGCTGCTATGTGGCCTGGATCAGATGTGGCCATCAGCGGATCGTACCCAACACATTATGTGCCGTACAACGCATCCGTGCCCTTTGAGATGCGAGTAGAGAAGCTAATCAGCTGGTTTTCCGGAACCGAAGCAATCGATTTTGGGGTCCTTTACTGGGAGGAACCTGACGAGAGCGGTCATAACCTGGGGCCAGAAAGTTCACTTATGGATGCAGTCATCGAAGACATTGACGGAAAACTGGGGTTTCTGAGAGAGAGGCTGAAGAAAGCTGGTCTTTATGACAAAATCAATCTCATTGTCACAAGTGACCATGGTATGACACAGTTATCTCGCTATAAGGTCATTGAGCTGGACGCCTACGTGAGTCGAGATCTCTACACATGGATAGACAAGAGCCCAGTGGTTGGCATTCTACCGAAAGAAG GTAAACTTGATGAAGTCTATAATTTGTTGAAGAATGCTACTGATAATATGATTGTGTACAAGAGAGAAGACATCCCCGATTATTTCCACTACAAACACAACGTCAGGATAATGCCTATAATTCTTCAAGCCACAGAAGGATATACAATCGTGCAGAACAGAACTGGATTGTCTATGT TGGGCAACCATGGCTATGATAACCATCTACGCAGCATGCATCCTGTCTTTGTTGCCCGTGGGCCATCATTCCGTGTTGGCTACACCAAAGCCGCCATGCGCTCCGTTGACATTTACCCTCTTATGTGTAGCATTCTCGGGGTTCATCCGCTACCCAACAATGGTTCTTTGGCAAGTGTGAGGGATCTCCTGGAGGAAATGCCGACCCCCAAACCCACACTGCCATCAGTACCGAGCGAACCCTCCTACACATGGGCCATGGGCTCACTCCTGGGGGCTGCGTTGGTAGTGGGGTTCCTCATCACCTTTGTGAAGCAAAGGCAACTGCCCCCTCTGCCTCTCACCATCAAGGAGATATCACAGCCTTTACTGCAGGAAGATTTACATCTTTAA